The genomic window GGCGGAGCGATAAACGGACTGTATTTCTATCCGAAAGCGGTGCAGGAACGGGCATATGAGATCGGCCTGACTGACAGGGAGACTGTGAAAAAGCAGTGCAAACGCTTTATGACGCTGTTCTATATCGTAATGCTGTCTGCACTTGTACTTATCATTGCCGTGTGGAATCGTGTCATTGATTTCAAGAATGCCTATTTACAGGCACTACTCTTTCTTGAAGTCATGAATATCTATGATGGTGTTGTGATCGACAAGCTGTGGGTAGGACACAGCAAATTCTGGATCCTGAAAGGTACGGAGGATATTCCGTTCGTGCAGACTTGGACACAGGTCTTGAAAAAGCGTTCCTTCCTTGCCCTGATTTGGGTGGTCGGCGCGCTGATCGTTGCAGGACTTGCGGTGCTGGTTTCAGCAATGATAAATTGGCAGCGGTGATTGGACTTGCTACCGGAAAGGATGATTTATTATGAAAATACTGGTTTACGGCTGCGGCGTGATCGGTTCTCTTTTGGTTCATACGCTTTGCAGAGCAGGCAATGATGTAACGGTCGTTTCCAAAGGCGCATGGGGCGATGTATTGCAGAAAAACGGGCTGCGTATTCATCATCAGCTACAGCATAAGGATACTGTCGATCATCCCAACGTTGCAAAAGAATTGCCCGATGACTACTTTGACCTTGTATTCTCTGTCATGCAGGGCTGTCAGCAGAGAAATGTTCTCCACGAGTTAGCGAAAGCTAATACACCTGTCGTAATTCTGGTCGGCAACAATCCCGAAGCTGCTGACATGGAGCGTGAAATACTTGCATTATCCGAATCTCCGAAAACTGTTCTGTTTGGCTTTCAGGGAACGGCAGGTGTCCGCAGTGCCGGAAGCGTAAATTGCCTTCACGTCGGCGCCGGCTCTATGACAATCGGCGGATTACATCGTGCATTGACTGCAAATGAACAGCAAACACTGCTTGAAGCATTCGGAGATACCGGCTATCGGCTGACCTTTGAAGATGATATGGAAGGCTGGCTGCACTGTCACGCAGCGTTCATCCTGCCGATCGTTTATCTCAGCTATCATTATGGTTGTGATCTGCGGAAAGCGAACGGAAAAGACATTGCATCTATGATGAAAGCCGCAGAAGAAGCATACGACCTGATTGCTGCCTGCGGAATTGAGATCCGTCCGAAGGGTGATGCGGATTATTTCAGAAGCAAGCCGAAACTGGCTGTTCTGACAGCAATCATGTATATCATGAGCAAAACAAAGCTCGGTGAGCTGGCTGCGACCGACCATTGCCGGAATGCAGTCACGGAAATGGAATGGCTCGATACAGCGTTTGAAATGCTGCGGCAGGCGCAGCCCGAACAAAGAATGCCGGAATGGGATAAGCTGCGGAAGGCGATGCCGTCATGGGATGAAATTCATAAAATCTACGATCACGGAACAAAGATCACCGTATGTGATCCGTCAGCAAGGCGCAGAAAGGTTGCATCGGTATTGTTGCTTGCAGGCGGGTCAGCTGTTGCGGTCTGCATTTATAAAAAACGAAAGAAGTGAGATAATGACGATTCATGAGTTCGGTACAGAACATCAGCAAGTGATTGTGCTGGTTCATCCCTCTGTTGTGATGTGGGATTATTTTGAGAATGTGATTCCGATACTGGAGAAGAAATATCACCTGATTATTCCGGCATTGCCCGGCTATGATCCCGATCAAACCGATGATTTTACAAGCGTAGAAGAAATTGCAGCAGAACTTGAAGCATGGCTTATAGCGCACGGATACTGCGATATTTCCTGCCTGTATGGTTGTTCAATGGGAGGCAGTATTGTGATCCGTATGTTAGCCGATCATCAGATCAGGATCAGGAATGCGGTGATCGACGGCGGTATCACACCGTATCAGCTTCCGTATCTGCTAACGAGATGTATCGCTGTCCGTGATTTCCTGATGATCTATATGGGAAAGCTCGGCGGAATCAAACTGCTGACAAAGGCGTTTGCGGCGGATGATTATTCTGAGGATGATTTGCGGTATATCGCAAAGGTACTGCATTTTATGAGTGCCAAAACGGTCTGGCGGACATTTGAGTCCTGCAATAATTACAGTATGCCGAGTACATTTGATGCAAGCGATACGAATATGGAATACTGGCTTGCTGAAAAGGAATTGAAAGAGCGAAAATGGGATATTTCCTATATCAGAAAGCATTTCCCCCATTGCAGAATTCGGAAATTTCGTGATCTCGGACATGGCGGACTGGCTGTTGTAAAGCCGGAATTGTTCTCAAAGGCTATGGATTCGATCATCACCAAAAAGAAAAGAGCATGATTTTGAGCAATTACAATGATATCGGCATCGACAATACCCTCGACTGGAAACGTATCCGCAAACTATTTCTCATCGGACTGCTCGGCGGCTGCATGACTTTTGTCGGGGACTGGCTGCTCGGATACGGCGTGTACGATGAAAGCCTGACGGGACTGGAAAAGAAGCTATCGCAGTATCTTGTTTTATCGGACGGCAAGCTGTTCTGGTCTGCTTTTCTCGGTCTGATCGGTATTTCACTGGAAGGACTCTGCTATTTCGGCATCTACAGGCTGATTGCAAGCGGCAGTAGGAAACACGCCCATATATTCCGCAGCGGCGTGTTCGGGTATATGCTGTTTGCAGCCTGCGGCGTTCATGTGCCGTGCCTCTCGACTGTGTTTTTCTATAACCATATGATGCTTGCATCGCCTGAGAACGCATATGATCTGACAATAAAATTTGGCGTTTACTTCCTGCTGCCGGCAATGATACTGTTTCTGATATTCTTCTTTGTTATGAGTTCAGCACAGATTAGTGCTTTTGCCAAAGGACTGACTCCGTATCCGAAGTGGTGCTGGATATTCTCTATGCCGGTCGGTATGGCGGCGACAATGCTGTTGAAATTCGTCGGAAATCATGCTGTTGTAAACGGTTTGACCGCCGCATGGATCAGTATCGGAAATATCTGGATGTTCGGCGGCTTGCTGCTGACAATGAGATTTGCGCAGAGGAAAAAATGATGAAAGATAAAACAAGAAAATACGCAAAAATGTTCTCTAAGGCAATGAAAATGCTCGGCAGAAGTGATTATAAAAGACTTGAGCACGTTTTTTATCAGCGTTACAATGCACACCTGAATTCAGAAATGTATCAGAAGTATCGAAAGAACTATCCTTCCATCGGAACGGATAAGGTCTACTTGGGAATTACATTTGCACAGATCATGCTGAAGCTCGGCTATTCAATGGACGAAGCAATAGAAGCGTGGGGAACGTATATCATGGCTGATAAGTTGCGTATGGTAGAAGGGATTATCCGGCTTGCTGATTTCTTCGGGAAAGGATATCGTCTTTGCGGAAACTGGCTGGACAAGGATAAAAAGACGCGGGATCAGGACGGATCAGTCCTCTATGAATCCTATCACTATAATGACCGTGAGCTGGAATACAAGATACATACCTGTGCCTATGTCAAGCTGTTTGAGCATTATCATATCCGGAAATTCTGCAAGGCATTCTGCAATA from Ruminococcus sp. NK3A76 includes these protein-coding regions:
- a CDS encoding 2-dehydropantoate 2-reductase N-terminal domain-containing protein; amino-acid sequence: MKILVYGCGVIGSLLVHTLCRAGNDVTVVSKGAWGDVLQKNGLRIHHQLQHKDTVDHPNVAKELPDDYFDLVFSVMQGCQQRNVLHELAKANTPVVILVGNNPEAADMEREILALSESPKTVLFGFQGTAGVRSAGSVNCLHVGAGSMTIGGLHRALTANEQQTLLEAFGDTGYRLTFEDDMEGWLHCHAAFILPIVYLSYHYGCDLRKANGKDIASMMKAAEEAYDLIAACGIEIRPKGDADYFRSKPKLAVLTAIMYIMSKTKLGELAATDHCRNAVTEMEWLDTAFEMLRQAQPEQRMPEWDKLRKAMPSWDEIHKIYDHGTKITVCDPSARRRKVASVLLLAGGSAVAVCIYKKRKK
- a CDS encoding alpha/beta hydrolase, with product MTIHEFGTEHQQVIVLVHPSVVMWDYFENVIPILEKKYHLIIPALPGYDPDQTDDFTSVEEIAAELEAWLIAHGYCDISCLYGCSMGGSIVIRMLADHQIRIRNAVIDGGITPYQLPYLLTRCIAVRDFLMIYMGKLGGIKLLTKAFAADDYSEDDLRYIAKVLHFMSAKTVWRTFESCNNYSMPSTFDASDTNMEYWLAEKELKERKWDISYIRKHFPHCRIRKFRDLGHGGLAVVKPELFSKAMDSIITKKKRA
- a CDS encoding DUF6796 family protein translates to MILSNYNDIGIDNTLDWKRIRKLFLIGLLGGCMTFVGDWLLGYGVYDESLTGLEKKLSQYLVLSDGKLFWSAFLGLIGISLEGLCYFGIYRLIASGSRKHAHIFRSGVFGYMLFAACGVHVPCLSTVFFYNHMMLASPENAYDLTIKFGVYFLLPAMILFLIFFFVMSSAQISAFAKGLTPYPKWCWIFSMPVGMAATMLLKFVGNHAVVNGLTAAWISIGNIWMFGGLLLTMRFAQRKK